The following are encoded in a window of Maridesulfovibrio ferrireducens genomic DNA:
- a CDS encoding FecCD family ABC transporter permease → MHFNDGQIPPEYAKHIRRKSLFIVAGFIITAIVFTSSIGMGPVSISFSETLRTLFGETISKRFDLIIWNIRLPQALTAIAAGAGLSVSGAVMQAILRNPLGSPFTLGISHAAAFGAAVSVMILDFGTMASSNVGAVTINSPYLTTAVAFSFSLIATFAIIAISRLRRATPEVMVLTGVALGALFTAGTMFLQYFADDVQLAAMVFWTFGDVARATWTELGIISVVTFIAYIWFTLNRWNFNAIEAGDETAKGLGVKVERIRLTGMLLASLVTSVIVSFLGIIGFVGLVCPHMVRRMIGDDYRFLLPGSCLLGAALLLTADTAARLMLAPNVLPVSVLTAFLGAPVFIWLIIRGNK, encoded by the coding sequence ATGCACTTTAATGACGGACAAATCCCGCCGGAGTATGCAAAACATATTAGGCGCAAGTCTTTATTCATTGTCGCAGGATTTATTATCACTGCGATAGTATTTACTTCGTCCATCGGAATGGGACCTGTTTCTATCTCATTTTCGGAAACGCTTCGTACTCTGTTTGGAGAAACTATATCCAAACGATTCGATCTCATAATATGGAATATCAGACTGCCCCAAGCCCTCACAGCAATTGCTGCCGGGGCGGGGCTTTCTGTTTCCGGCGCAGTAATGCAGGCAATTCTCCGAAATCCTCTCGGCTCACCGTTCACCTTGGGGATTTCACATGCGGCAGCTTTCGGTGCCGCTGTTTCTGTCATGATCCTCGACTTTGGGACCATGGCCAGCTCAAACGTCGGCGCAGTGACTATTAACAGCCCTTATTTAACGACAGCAGTTGCATTCTCTTTCAGCCTGATTGCCACCTTTGCGATCATTGCAATATCGCGGCTTCGTCGGGCTACGCCGGAAGTAATGGTTCTCACAGGGGTTGCCTTGGGAGCGTTGTTCACAGCTGGAACCATGTTTCTACAATACTTTGCAGATGACGTTCAACTGGCAGCCATGGTTTTCTGGACTTTCGGAGACGTTGCCAGAGCAACATGGACTGAACTTGGAATAATAAGCGTAGTAACTTTCATTGCCTATATCTGGTTCACCCTGAACCGCTGGAATTTCAATGCCATTGAAGCTGGCGACGAAACAGCAAAAGGTCTGGGTGTAAAGGTCGAACGTATAAGACTTACAGGAATGCTGCTCGCCTCGCTTGTGACTTCCGTAATAGTTTCATTTCTGGGAATTATCGGATTTGTAGGGCTAGTCTGTCCGCACATGGTCAGGCGTATGATCGGTGATGATTATAGATTTCTGCTTCCGGGGTCATGTCTGCTCGGAGCCGCCCTGCTCTTAACAGCGGACACAGCCGCACGTCTTATGCTCGCACCAAACGTACTGCCTGTGTCGGTACTGACAGCATTCCTAGGAGCTCCGGTCTTTATCTGGCTGATAATAAGGGGAAATAAATGA
- a CDS encoding ABC transporter ATP-binding protein: MNLKVNGLNFNYNGTSILEGINFSVDKGELLAILGPNGAGKTTLLKCLNAIHKPEQGCVLVKERDVFKLSSDDIAKLLGYVPQRVEPARLSVFDAVLMGRKPHIKWRVRDHDICIVDAALKRLSLCHLSLRYIDQLSGGELQKVSIARALVQEPEVLLLDEPTSSLDLKNQLEILRTVRGVVKGHMVSAIMTMHDLNTALRYADKFIFLKDGTIYGCGATECVTPEMIEAVYGVPVEIEIRNGCPVIHPIEDLNAIDHSHTHSHDHVHATASIHNQ, encoded by the coding sequence ATAAACCTCAAAGTAAACGGCCTTAATTTCAACTACAACGGAACTTCGATTCTTGAAGGAATTAATTTTTCCGTAGATAAGGGTGAACTTCTTGCCATTCTCGGTCCCAACGGAGCTGGAAAAACAACCTTACTCAAATGTCTGAACGCCATCCACAAGCCCGAACAGGGCTGTGTTCTCGTTAAAGAACGGGATGTTTTCAAACTCAGTTCAGACGACATCGCAAAACTGCTGGGATATGTCCCGCAAAGGGTTGAACCAGCACGACTAAGTGTCTTCGATGCGGTCCTTATGGGGCGCAAACCACATATTAAATGGCGGGTCCGCGACCACGACATCTGCATTGTGGATGCGGCATTAAAACGACTTTCTTTATGCCATCTATCGTTGAGATATATCGATCAATTAAGCGGCGGAGAACTGCAAAAAGTCAGCATTGCGAGAGCCCTTGTTCAGGAGCCGGAAGTTCTTTTGCTGGATGAACCCACCAGCAGTCTTGATCTTAAAAACCAATTGGAAATTCTGCGGACCGTCAGGGGGGTTGTGAAAGGGCACATGGTTTCAGCCATCATGACCATGCACGACCTGAATACAGCACTCCGCTACGCCGACAAATTCATTTTTCTCAAAGACGGAACAATTTACGGATGCGGCGCAACTGAATGTGTCACACCGGAAATGATCGAAGCGGTATATGGAGTGCCTGTTGAAATTGAAATCAGAAACGGATGTCCCGTTATTCATCCCATTGAAGATTTAAACGCAATTGACCACAGCCATACGCACAGCCACGACCATGTACACGCAACAGCCTCAATTCATAACCAATAG
- a CDS encoding FmdE family protein: MNNFFSPETIKRVIEFHGHQCPGLAVGIRASELCLNKLGHNKDSSLVAICETDMCGVDAIQFLTGCSVGKGNLLFKDHGKMVFTFFRREDGEGFRALLNPDFLEKNRAKMNRLMEVSSNGTATDEEEKQCTAVRSEVETQYLEADLEEMFILDKPQINMPRPAQILQSLNCEICGEKLMESRSRRFSGQTLCIPCFTKVEQKI, translated from the coding sequence ATGAATAATTTTTTCAGCCCCGAAACAATTAAAAGAGTTATAGAATTCCACGGTCATCAGTGCCCCGGACTGGCTGTAGGTATTCGTGCATCAGAACTGTGTTTAAACAAACTGGGACATAACAAGGATTCCTCGCTTGTAGCCATTTGTGAAACAGATATGTGCGGAGTGGATGCAATCCAGTTTCTCACCGGATGCTCAGTAGGAAAAGGCAACCTGCTCTTTAAAGATCACGGGAAAATGGTTTTTACATTTTTCAGACGCGAAGACGGGGAAGGGTTTAGAGCATTGCTGAATCCCGACTTTTTGGAAAAAAACAGAGCGAAAATGAACAGACTGATGGAGGTCTCTTCCAATGGTACGGCAACAGACGAAGAAGAAAAACAATGTACAGCTGTTCGGTCTGAAGTCGAAACCCAGTATTTGGAAGCAGATCTTGAAGAAATGTTCATTCTAGATAAACCGCAAATAAACATGCCCCGCCCTGCCCAAATTCTGCAATCTCTTAACTGTGAAATTTGCGGTGAAAAACTGATGGAATCACGCTCAAGAAGATTCTCAGGGCAGACACTGTGCATCCCCTGCTTTACTAAAGTTGAACAGAAAATCTGA
- a CDS encoding substrate-binding periplasmic protein: MKISTFLIFIILIFASPCTATAQPAKITLATHNLCPYGCYDENGVFDGCAVRVVKYAFNKMNIKLNIVVVPWIRAQRLARDGKVDGFFAASKSEDRDQYGVQSAIIAEQRWNWYMLQENPLDPASEHFKKRATVASFRGSNMLKWLNTNNYNATSSPPTTELLLNMLLLKRFDAMLANDMVMTDKILKHNIHNRLKIITLLSKPLGVYFSKNFINENPYFLNQFNKHVEKYMKDHPLPLNIYACPLL, from the coding sequence ATGAAAATTTCAACATTTTTGATATTCATAATCCTGATATTTGCTTCTCCCTGCACGGCGACAGCTCAGCCTGCTAAAATAACTCTGGCGACACACAACCTGTGTCCCTATGGTTGCTACGATGAAAACGGGGTATTTGATGGATGCGCTGTAAGGGTAGTCAAGTATGCCTTCAACAAAATGAATATCAAACTGAATATTGTTGTAGTTCCGTGGATCAGGGCGCAACGTTTAGCTAGGGACGGGAAAGTTGACGGTTTTTTCGCAGCCTCTAAGAGTGAAGACCGTGACCAATATGGAGTGCAGTCCGCCATTATCGCTGAACAAAGATGGAACTGGTATATGCTTCAGGAAAATCCATTGGACCCAGCTTCTGAACACTTCAAAAAAAGAGCTACAGTCGCCAGTTTTCGGGGATCAAACATGCTCAAATGGCTTAATACCAACAACTACAATGCCACATCATCCCCCCCCACCACAGAGCTTCTACTCAATATGCTTTTGCTTAAACGCTTTGATGCCATGCTTGCAAACGATATGGTTATGACTGATAAAATCTTAAAACATAATATTCATAACCGCTTAAAAATTATAACTCTTTTAAGCAAGCCTCTAGGTGTTTATTTTTCTAAAAATTTCATAAATGAAAACCCGTATTTTCTGAATCAATTCAATAAACATGTTGAAAAATACATGAAGGATCACCCTCTCCCTCTGAATATCTACGCCTGCCCTTTGCTCTAA
- a CDS encoding efflux RND transporter permease subunit codes for MSLARYTIEKKTVSIVLTLVLLLGGIMAFLNMSRLEDPEFTIKQALVITNYPGATPAEVADEVTDVIESAAQQLKQLKEVTSINNRGQSIVTVEVAEKYDKNTLPQVWDELRRKVNDAQRALPPGAGPSFVIDDFSDVYGILLSVSGDGYSQQDLQDYVSYLRKQLLLVDNVAKVSIWGDRQETVFVEISRARMAQLGLSLESVYKMLSERNLVVKAGNVRVGREYIEIAPTGGIESVESLGDLFIRDVKGGMLVPLKDVATIHRGYQDPPSRIMHFNGKSSIALGISMIPSSNVVDLGKAVDLKLEELKSETPIGINVENIYFQPKRVEDAVNSFVLNLGEAVVIVIIVLLLFMGMQSGLLIGAVLLITICGSFIFIQMAGVALERISLGALIIALGMLVDNAIVIIEGILIRYQKGGRRIQSAVDVVEQNKWPLLGATVIAVLAFAGIGMSQDSVGEFCRSLFVVLLISLMMSWITAVTITPLLCEMFLKPKVSEGGDLYKGFIFRVYKKVLEFCLRRRAFTLLVLGGMLVASIYGFGFVKQSFFPDSTQPRFFIHYWLPQGTDVRATRDDIAEIERFIKKDKRVKNITSFIGEGAPRFILTYAPEKSNSSYGMILVEVKDYSTVDEVMTKYKEEVNALYPQAEAKFKKFKLGPGREASFEVRFSGPDTKILRDLSREAQQVMLKSGKAESIRDNWRQEVKVLTPVIMEAQAKIAGITRPDLARAMNMFFSGARAGVYREGDKLLPIVMRPPENERLNVEQIGDVQVFSPVAGRMIPVEEIVSGFATEMQYGMLKTRNRMLTVTASCEPVSGLPSVLFNELRPQIESIKIPAGYTMEWGGEYEDSTDAQASLGGCLPLPFAIMVLVTIMLFNCLRIPLIIWLTVPLSIIGVTVGLLLTGEPFGFMALLGFLSLSGMLIKNAVVLLDQVNIELKEGKEPYMAVVDSCVSRIRPVAMAAVTTILGMLPLVTDAFFSAMAVTIMSGLAFATVLTLLVVPVLYAVFYKIKNPV; via the coding sequence ATGAGTCTGGCAAGATATACAATTGAAAAGAAGACTGTTTCAATAGTTTTGACTCTGGTTCTTTTGCTCGGCGGGATTATGGCTTTTCTGAATATGTCCAGATTGGAAGATCCAGAATTCACCATTAAACAAGCGTTGGTTATAACTAATTATCCGGGAGCGACTCCGGCGGAAGTTGCAGATGAAGTAACGGATGTTATTGAGAGTGCGGCTCAGCAGCTAAAACAGCTCAAAGAAGTTACCTCTATTAACAATCGCGGGCAGTCCATTGTTACGGTTGAAGTTGCAGAGAAGTACGACAAGAACACCTTGCCGCAGGTCTGGGATGAGTTGCGGAGAAAGGTGAATGATGCACAGAGAGCTCTCCCTCCGGGAGCCGGGCCTTCGTTTGTTATTGATGATTTCAGTGACGTTTACGGAATTTTGCTTTCGGTTTCAGGTGACGGCTATTCTCAGCAGGATCTTCAGGACTATGTCAGTTACTTGCGTAAACAATTGCTGCTGGTAGATAATGTGGCAAAGGTTTCCATCTGGGGAGATCGGCAGGAAACGGTTTTTGTTGAGATCTCGCGGGCTAGAATGGCTCAACTCGGGCTGTCTCTGGAATCTGTCTACAAAATGCTTTCTGAGCGGAATCTGGTTGTTAAAGCTGGTAATGTACGGGTTGGAAGGGAGTATATTGAAATAGCTCCGACAGGCGGGATCGAGTCTGTAGAAAGTCTGGGAGATTTATTTATACGGGACGTGAAAGGTGGAATGCTTGTTCCTCTGAAAGACGTAGCCACCATTCATAGAGGTTATCAGGACCCGCCGTCACGGATAATGCATTTCAACGGGAAATCTTCGATTGCTCTGGGTATTTCGATGATTCCTTCAAGTAATGTGGTTGATCTCGGGAAAGCGGTAGACCTTAAGCTTGAAGAGTTAAAGAGTGAAACTCCGATCGGCATAAATGTCGAAAATATTTATTTCCAGCCGAAAAGGGTTGAGGACGCTGTAAATTCATTTGTTCTTAATCTTGGCGAAGCTGTAGTGATTGTTATCATTGTACTTCTTTTGTTTATGGGAATGCAGAGCGGGCTTCTTATAGGAGCTGTTCTGCTGATAACAATTTGCGGGTCATTTATTTTTATTCAGATGGCGGGGGTCGCTTTGGAGCGTATTTCGCTCGGGGCGCTTATCATCGCTTTGGGGATGCTTGTAGATAACGCTATCGTTATTATCGAAGGTATCCTGATTCGTTATCAAAAGGGTGGCCGTAGAATTCAGTCAGCTGTTGATGTAGTGGAGCAGAATAAATGGCCTTTACTTGGAGCGACAGTCATAGCCGTGCTGGCTTTTGCCGGAATAGGTATGAGTCAGGACAGTGTTGGGGAATTTTGTAGATCTTTGTTCGTAGTTCTGCTGATTTCTCTGATGATGAGCTGGATTACGGCGGTAACCATTACCCCGTTGCTTTGCGAAATGTTTTTGAAACCGAAGGTCAGCGAAGGCGGAGATCTTTATAAAGGTTTCATCTTCCGGGTATATAAAAAAGTATTAGAGTTTTGTCTAAGGCGTAGAGCTTTCACCTTGCTTGTTCTTGGCGGGATGCTGGTTGCGTCCATTTACGGGTTCGGTTTCGTGAAGCAGAGTTTCTTTCCTGATTCTACTCAGCCACGCTTTTTTATACACTACTGGTTACCGCAAGGCACAGATGTAAGGGCAACTCGTGATGATATTGCTGAGATTGAGCGTTTCATTAAAAAGGATAAACGAGTTAAGAATATCACCTCTTTTATAGGAGAAGGTGCGCCTAGGTTTATTCTTACTTATGCCCCAGAAAAGTCGAATTCTTCGTATGGAATGATTTTAGTCGAAGTGAAAGATTATAGTACGGTTGACGAGGTGATGACCAAGTACAAAGAAGAGGTTAACGCCTTGTATCCGCAAGCAGAAGCGAAGTTTAAGAAATTTAAACTCGGACCGGGGAGAGAAGCTTCGTTCGAAGTTCGTTTCAGCGGACCGGATACGAAAATTCTTCGTGATCTTTCACGTGAAGCTCAGCAGGTAATGCTTAAATCCGGCAAGGCTGAATCCATAAGAGATAACTGGAGACAGGAAGTAAAAGTCCTCACTCCGGTGATCATGGAAGCTCAGGCTAAAATTGCCGGGATTACCCGCCCTGACCTTGCAAGGGCTATGAATATGTTCTTTTCCGGGGCAAGAGCCGGAGTCTACAGAGAAGGGGATAAGTTGTTACCGATTGTCATGCGGCCTCCTGAAAATGAGCGGCTGAATGTTGAGCAGATCGGTGATGTGCAGGTCTTCAGTCCTGTCGCTGGGCGTATGATTCCGGTTGAAGAGATTGTTTCAGGCTTTGCCACTGAAATGCAATACGGAATGCTTAAAACAAGAAATAGGATGTTGACGGTTACTGCTTCCTGTGAGCCTGTTTCAGGGTTGCCTTCGGTTTTATTTAATGAGCTGAGACCGCAAATTGAATCCATTAAAATCCCTGCCGGATATACTATGGAATGGGGCGGAGAGTATGAGGATTCGACCGACGCTCAAGCCAGTTTAGGTGGGTGTCTGCCTTTACCTTTTGCAATTATGGTTCTTGTAACCATAATGCTTTTCAACTGTTTGCGGATTCCGCTTATTATCTGGCTGACCGTTCCGTTGTCTATCATCGGTGTTACCGTGGGATTACTTCTCACGGGAGAGCCTTTCGGATTCATGGCTCTTCTCGGATTTTTGAGTCTGTCCGGTATGCTCATTAAGAATGCGGTTGTATTGCTTGATCAGGTCAATATTGAGCTCAAGGAAGGCAAGGAACCCTACATGGCCGTTGTCGATTCGTGTGTAAGCCGTATCCGGCCTGTCGCAATGGCGGCAGTTACTACCATTCTCGGTATGCTGCCTCTTGTAACAGATGCTTTCTTCTCGGCAATGGCAGTGACGATTATGTCGGGGCTTGCATTTGCAACAGTGCTTACGTTGCTCGTAGTTCCTGTGCTTTATGCTGTATTTTATAAAATAAAAAATCCTGTATAA